From a region of the Pan paniscus chromosome 19, NHGRI_mPanPan1-v2.0_pri, whole genome shotgun sequence genome:
- the PTRH2 gene encoding peptidyl-tRNA hydrolase 2, mitochondrial isoform X2 has translation MPSKSLVMEYLAHPSTLGLAVGVACGMCLGWSLRVCFGMLPKSKTSKTHTDTESEASILGDSGEYKMILVVRNDLKMGKGKVAAQCSHAAVSAYKQIQRRNPEMLKQWEYCGQPKVVVKAPDEETLIALLAHAKMLGLTVSLIQDAGRTQIAPGSQTVLGIGPGPADLIDKVTGHLKLY, from the coding sequence aTGCCCTCCAAATCCTTGGTTATGGAATATTTGGCTCATCCCAGTACACTCGGCTTGGCTGTTGGAGTTgcttgtggcatgtgcctgggcTGGAGCCTTCGAGTATGCTTTGGGATGCTCCCCAAAAGCAAGACGAGCAAGACACACACAGATACTGAAAGTGAAGCAAGCATCTTGGGAGACAGCGGGGAGTACAAGATGATTCTTGTGGTTCGAAATGACTTAAAGATGGGAAAAGGGAAAGTGGCTGCCCAGTGCTCTCATGCTGCTGTTTCAGCCTACAAGCAGATTCAAAGAAGAAATCCTGAAATGCTCAAACAATGGGAATACTGTGGCCAGCCCAAGGTGGTGGTCAAAGCTCCTGATGAAGAAACCCTGATTGCATTATTGGCCCATGCAAAAATGCTGGGACTGACTGTAAGTTTAATTCAAGATGCTGGACGTACTCAGATTGCACCAGGCTCTCAAACTGTCCTAGGGATTGGGCCAGGACCAGCAGACCTAATTGACAAAGTCACTGGTCACCTAAAACTTTACTAG
- the PTRH2 gene encoding peptidyl-tRNA hydrolase 2, mitochondrial isoform X1, producing MMPSKSLVMEYLAHPSTLGLAVGVACGMCLGWSLRVCFGMLPKSKTSKTHTDTESEASILGDSGEYKMILVVRNDLKMGKGKVAAQCSHAAVSAYKQIQRRNPEMLKQWEYCGQPKVVVKAPDEETLIALLAHAKMLGLTVSLIQDAGRTQIAPGSQTVLGIGPGPADLIDKVTGHLKLY from the exons ATG aTGCCCTCCAAATCCTTGGTTATGGAATATTTGGCTCATCCCAGTACACTCGGCTTGGCTGTTGGAGTTgcttgtggcatgtgcctgggcTGGAGCCTTCGAGTATGCTTTGGGATGCTCCCCAAAAGCAAGACGAGCAAGACACACACAGATACTGAAAGTGAAGCAAGCATCTTGGGAGACAGCGGGGAGTACAAGATGATTCTTGTGGTTCGAAATGACTTAAAGATGGGAAAAGGGAAAGTGGCTGCCCAGTGCTCTCATGCTGCTGTTTCAGCCTACAAGCAGATTCAAAGAAGAAATCCTGAAATGCTCAAACAATGGGAATACTGTGGCCAGCCCAAGGTGGTGGTCAAAGCTCCTGATGAAGAAACCCTGATTGCATTATTGGCCCATGCAAAAATGCTGGGACTGACTGTAAGTTTAATTCAAGATGCTGGACGTACTCAGATTGCACCAGGCTCTCAAACTGTCCTAGGGATTGGGCCAGGACCAGCAGACCTAATTGACAAAGTCACTGGTCACCTAAAACTTTACTAG